One genomic region from Anguilla rostrata isolate EN2019 chromosome 2, ASM1855537v3, whole genome shotgun sequence encodes:
- the LOC135247902 gene encoding uncharacterized protein LOC135247902 isoform X1, protein MKAPKATEVKRGISVIRDNLQCPICLDLLSMPVSTKCDHQFCRVCMMKLLDRNKEANCPVCKAKVTKRSLQESPGFQRLVEGLLHMVQAYEEDTSTDYFTGASQRLEHPRCQKAGPGEVQCNRGKTLSCDSQGVDSADSSLSRGPKEARSSLSSVEAKQGYAKLMGLEDSCPVVLDKEGFDSGIPDIPPTSEMETDDKCIPSINYMETPGSNVEVATPLGAEIIKTSRRTKKDKSNDDSREQREGLEEVPKKTDRRPRRATTTVVGSDPEKIIDKRCRRSLQKVSEWLLKISPEDVEEDCDGCVSDGGSSSSTVKENKDEEEPLTLRRDDHNKSLEEQVFGVVYRRDRKSKGNLLNRTLSPESRGVAALPVCHPAEEAQIQKIASIRRTSSRLAAAGEMCHIEEKEEETHVVSKSECYESTVEPIKGQTAEEEEVDQIEPGSCGLYRKKMEGVELPEEDDEEDSPVFEVSLRRTTKRARSNAGSTWKEVDNLRQDGNRESGNAKLSKRKSECRRKETKLTQIRSAKVAKPLDLVSSGVNEHVPAVRLENGPLVVETEVQIESYPSSEGLGSPAARITRQSKRLQAFTEEVQGIRKKTRLVGSAKRVVPRFEEAHAVEKEDFEKTVVRAECPQRKKIENNVMRNGCILDSELENIEKMESSISEDMEVLYEQKESPTKKRFSPSAAPNVESLSDVNFQETAVKRVHPTSQASEDHSQADVVEIHSSVEIFACQVIQVHGEEDEKNDSESDTEQLLKTFKATTRRSFQLGAPGPITSDRGLTYIDMQNEEEAPEVDFVNEEINPNEGLEPSCLCETVKQAEVQQNHETLSFGMPSPSISRKNEVENSLCSDFIPPTNLSNHSLPKSLGLKKSHNLTGFASNEISEECSRSDIGKGSEDKPTENSDNGATPAGRKRKNSETSSRISVNSQTMDSELLFPALIASEEEPKESASAINNMHLGEAESQKTLISISGDSENSGVFEPGMIGSGCPLGGVDKVSTHGSHGFHSSRQAMKLPTSGMDKVLESSMTPDDLLPPNVVVSAPTECIVSAGPSEGAQSMEGTTQWSSEGGPTQRKKKRPQRLESSGSESSNEEDQLPSFAQLFGTDKSKQPAVVITIPLSGDHPPGHGQGSAEDPMEGAPFALNVVAGNPSSTSPSPEWVPGSQGSVDLFDTPEECEGLPDDRVHSVESSQFSNEIIATQQKAAMQAELRRLEEMMALVSEALQKKADGSQARAAGGTASPHHPGSAARRVGLDHHQSRPCSDRTGEGTARHKSSPPSALSPVSSPGARTLRSGGGFTSPPPAPGATAGPSPTQPGSAEDQGRVEAGEAGSLEGRRCSRRGRSLRSSGTTGGIAATVEESAQDEAIHTRAAAPSSGCEERDLPPAGGVRPAVATASPAQRGTTRGKMVLVASGLSAAELSVVKKFSKKTGGSLSPQVTPETTHVIIGTDENLVCERTLKYFLGIAARKWVVSFQWLVECFNQGKVLNEAEFEVRGDVVNGQRHQGPMKARGTGDRQLLMRGYEVCFRGSFTDMTTGQMEWMAELCGAKVVKDPLLFTGKQKSTQLVVVQPDAEESHACYRALQKRALVVSRGWLLDSVATYTLQNVDEYRV, encoded by the exons ATGAAAGCGCCAAAGGCAACGGAGGTTAAACGGGGCATCTCCGTAATTCGGGATAACCTGCAGTGTCCAATATG TTTGGATTTGTTGAGCATGCCTGTCTCCACCAAGTGCGACCACCAGTTCTGCAG AGTCTGTATGATGAAGCTTCTGGACAGGAATAAGGAGGCCAACTGTCCTGTTTGCAAAGCCAAGGTTACCAAAAG AAGCCTGCAAGAGAGCCCTGGGTTCCAGAGGCTTGTGGAGGGATTGCTGCACATGGTCCAGGCTTACGAAGAGGACACCAGCACAGACT acttcaCTGGAGCATCCCAGAGGCTGGAACACCCTCG GTGTCAGAAGGCAGGCCCCGGGGAAGTGCAGTGTAATAGGGGTAAAACCTTGTCTTGTGACAGTCAAGGTGTTGACTCAGCTGACAGCAGCCTATCTCGAGGCCCTAAGGAAGCAAGAAGTTCCCTCTCATCTGTGGAAG CCAAGCAAGGCTATGCTAAACTGATGGGCCTTGAAGATTCTTGCCCTGTCGTCTTGGATAAAGAGGGTTTTGATAGTGGTATTCCTGATATCCCCCCGACCTCTGAAATGGAGACTGATGATAAATGCATCCCGAGCATCAACTACATGGAGACCCCGGGTTCGAATGTGGAAGTAGCTACTCCCTTGGGAGCTGAAATAATTAAGACTTCGAGGAGAACAAAGAAAGATAAATCCAATGATGATTCACGTGAGCAAAGGGAGGGCCTTGAAGAAGTTCCTAAGAAAACGGACAGACGACCTCGTAGGGCAACAACAACAGTGGTAGGTTCAGAccctgaaaaaataattgataaaaGGTGTAGAAGAAGTCTTCAGAAGGTTTCAGAGTGGCTGTTAAAGATCTCACCGGAGGATGTGGAGGAAGACTGTGATGGCTGTGTGTCAGATGGGGGAAGTTCTTCCTCCACTGTCAAAGAGAACAAAGATGAGGAGGAGCCCTTGACCCTAAGAAGGGATGACCACAATAAGAGCTTAGAGGAGCAAGTGTTTGGGGTCGTCTACAGGCGGGATCGGAAATCTAAGGGAAACCTACTCAACAGAACCTTATCGCCAGAGAGTAGAGGAGTCGCAGCTCTGCCTGTTTGTCATCCAGCAGAAGAGGCACAGATCCAGAAAATAGCTTCCATTAGGAGGACATCCAGTAGACTGGCAGCTGCTGGCGAGATGTGCCATAttgaggaaaaggaggaggaaactCATGTTGTGAGCAAGTCAGAGTGCTACGAATCAACGGTAGAACCTATCAAGGGCCAAAcagctgaggaggaggaagttgACCAGATAGAACCTGGTTCATGTGGCTTatacagaaagaaaatggaggGAGTGGAATTGCCagaggaggatgatgaagaggacAGTCCTGTTTTTGAGGTGTCTCTCCGAAGAACTACAAAGAGGGCAAGATCTAATGCGGGGAGTACATGGAAAGAGGTGGACAACTTGCGTCAGGATGGAAATAGAGAATCTGGAAATGCTAAGCTAAGTAAACGAAAGAGTGAATGTAGGAGGAAGGAAACCAAATTGACCCAAATTAGGTCAGCTAAAGTTGCCAAGCCCTTGGATCTAGTCAGCAGCGGGGTGAACGAACATGTCCCTGCCGTCAGGCTTGAGAACGGACCATTAGTTGTCGAGACGGAGGTTCAGATTGAGAGTTACCCAAGTAGCGAAGGCCTAGGCAGCCCAGCTGCGAGGATAACTAGGCAGAGCAAGAGGCTGCAGGCATTCACAGAGGAGGTTCAGGGGATCAGAAAGAAGACCAGATTAGTGGGATCCGCAAAGAGAGTCGTCCCTCGATTTGAAGAAGCACATGCTGTGGAAAAGGAAGACTTTGAGAAGACTGTTGTGAGAGCTGAATGCCCACAAAGAAAGAAGATTGAAAACAATGTGATGAGAAATGGCTGCATTCTAGATAGCGAGTTGGAAAACATTGAGAAAATGGAGTCAAGCATCAGTGAAGATATGGAAGTTCTGTATGAACAGAAAGAAAGCCCCACCAAGAAAAGATTTTCACCGTCTGCAGCTCCAAATGTAGAAAGTTTGTCTGATGTTAACTTTCAGGAGACTGCTGTCAAACGTGTTCACCCAACCTCCCAAGCTTCTGAGGATCACTCACAAGCAGATGTGGTGGAAATTCATAGCTCTGTGGAGATCTTTGCGTGCCAGGTCATTCAGGTGCATGGGGAAGAAGACGAGAAGAATGACAGCGAGTCGGACACAGAGCAACTGCTAAAAACCTTCAAGGCCACCACAAGGCGATCATTTCAGCTGGGTGCTCCTGGCCCTATTACGTCAGACAGGGGTTTGACATACATTGACATGCAAAATGAAGAAGAAGCGCCAGAGGTTGATTTTGTAAATGAGGAAATTAATCCCAACGAGGGTCTGGAGCCATCCTgcctgtgtgagactgtgaaACAAGCTGAGGTGCAGCAGAACCACGAGACCTTGTCTTTTGGAATGCCGAGTCCATCCATCTCCAGAAAAAATGAGGTTGAGAACTCTTTGTGCAGTGACTTTATACCACCCACAAATCTGTCCAACCATAGCTTGCCTAAGTCTCTGGGTCTGAAGAAAAGCCATAACCTGACTGGATTCGCTTCCAATGAGATATCTGAGGAGTGCTCACGCTCAGACATTGGGAAAGGTTCTGAAGATAAACCCACCGAGAACTCCGATAATGGAGCCACACCCGCAGgtaggaaaagaaaaaactctgAGACGAGCTCCAGGATTTCTGTCAATTCTCAAACGATGGACTCGGAGCTGCTCTTCCCAGCCCTCATTGCCTCTGAGGAGGAGCCTAAAGAATCAGCCAGTGCCATCAATAATATGCATTTGGGGGAAGCGGAAAGTCAAAAAACTTTGATAAGTATTTCAGGGGACTCCGAAAACAGTGGGGTTTTCGAACCAGGCATGATAGGGTCTGGATGCCCTTTAGGAGGTGTTGACAAGGTCTCCACACATGGATCACATGGATTCCATTCTAGCCGTCAGGCAATGAAGCTGCCAACCTCAGGAATGGACAAAGTCCTTGAGTCATCAATGACGCCAGATGACCTCTTGCCCCCGAATGTTGTGGTCAGTGCCCCTACTGAATGCATAGTCAGTGCAGGTCCAAGTGAGGGGGCTCAGAGTATGGAAGGCACCACCCAGTGGAGTAGTGAAGGTGGCCCTacacagaggaagaagaagagacCCCAGAGGCTGGAGTCCTCTGGGTCTGAGAGTAGTAATGAGGAAGATCAGCTTCCCTCCTTTgctcaactgtttggaacagaCAAGTCCAAACAACCAGCTGTAGTAATAACAATCCCACTGAGCGGAGACCACCCTCCTGGTCATGGTCAGGGCAGTGCAGAAGACCCTATGGAAGGTGCCCCTTTTGCACTGAACGTTGTGGCTGGAAACCCCAGTTCCACCTCCCCTAGTCCAGAGTGggtaccaggcagtcaaggatCTGTGGATCTTTTTGACACACCAGAAGAAT GTGAGGGATTGCCAGATGATAGAGTTCACTCTGTTGAATCCTCAcagttttcaaatgaaatcatTGCTACTCAG CAAAAGGCGGCCATGCAGGCGGAGCTGCGGCGGCTGGAGGAGATGATGGCGCTGGTGTCCGAGGCGCTGCAGAAGAAGGCGGACGGCTCCCAGGCGCGAGCGGCGGGGGGGACGGCGTCCCCGCACCACCCCGGCTCGGCGGCGCGGAGAG TAGGTCTGGACCACCACCAGAGCCGCCCGTGCAGCGACCGGACAGGAGAGGGGACCGCAAG GCACAAATCCTCGCCCCCGTCCGCGCTTTCTCCGGTCTCCTCCCCCGGCGCCAGGACCCTGAGGAGCGGTGGGGGGTTCACTTCACCTCCGCCCGCCCCCGGAGCGACGGCGggccccagccccacccagcccGGCTCCGCCGAAGACCAGGGGAGGGTCGAGGCAGGTGAGGCCGGCTCGCTCGAGG ggcggcgctgtAGCAGGAGGGGCAGGAGTCTGAGGAGCAGTGGAACAACGGGAGGAATCGCAGCCACCGTGGAGGAGTCGGCCCAGGATGAGGCGATTCACACCCGCGCGGCTGCACCCTCGTCAGGGTGCGAGGAGCGAGACCTCCCACCAGCAGGTGGCGTGCGTCCTGCCGTCGCGACCGCCAGTCCGGCTCAGAGGGGAACCACGCGGGGCAAGATGGTGCTGGTGGCATCAGGACTGAGCGCGGCCGAGCTG TCGGTGGTGAAGAAGTTTTCGAAGAAGACGGGCGGCAGCCTGTCCCCGCAGGTGACCCCGGAGACCACCCACGTGATCATCGGGACGG ATGAGAACCTGGTGTGCGAGCGGACTCTGAAGTACTTCCTGGGAATCGCGGCGCGGAAGTGGGTGGTGAGTTTCCAGT GGCTTGTGGAGTGCTTCAATCAAGGGAAGGTCCTGAATGAA GCGGAGTTCGAGGTGCGGGGAGACGTGGTGAACGGGCAGCGCCACCAGGGACCCATGAAGGCCCGCGGCACTGGGGACCGGCAG ctgctgatgAGAGGCTACGAGGTCTGCTTCCGGGGCTCCTTCACAGATATGACCACAG
- the LOC135247902 gene encoding uncharacterized protein LOC135247902 isoform X3 has product MKAPKATEVKRGISVIRDNLQCPICLDLLSMPVSTKCDHQFCRVCMMKLLDRNKEANCPVCKAKVTKRSLQESPGFQRLVEGLLHMVQAYEEDTSTDYFTGASQRLEHPRCQKAGPGEVQCNRGKTLSCDSQGVDSADSSLSRGPKEARSSLSSVEAKQGYAKLMGLEDSCPVVLDKEGFDSGIPDIPPTSEMETDDKCIPSINYMETPGSNVEVATPLGAEIIKTSRRTKKDKSNDDSREQREGLEEVPKKTDRRPRRATTTVVGSDPEKIIDKRCRRSLQKVSEWLLKISPEDVEEDCDGCVSDGGSSSSTVKENKDEEEPLTLRRDDHNKSLEEQVFGVVYRRDRKSKGNLLNRTLSPESRGVAALPVCHPAEEAQIQKIASIRRTSSRLAAAGEMCHIEEKEEETHVVSKSECYESTVEPIKGQTAEEEEVDQIEPGSCGLYRKKMEGVELPEEDDEEDSPVFEVSLRRTTKRARSNAGSTWKEVDNLRQDGNRESGNAKLSKRKSECRRKETKLTQIRSAKVAKPLDLVSSGVNEHVPAVRLENGPLVVETEVQIESYPSSEGLGSPAARITRQSKRLQAFTEEVQGIRKKTRLVGSAKRVVPRFEEAHAVEKEDFEKTVVRAECPQRKKIENNVMRNGCILDSELENIEKMESSISEDMEVLYEQKESPTKKRFSPSAAPNVESLSDVNFQETAVKRVHPTSQASEDHSQADVVEIHSSVEIFACQVIQVHGEEDEKNDSESDTEQLLKTFKATTRRSFQLGAPGPITSDRGLTYIDMQNEEEAPEVDFVNEEINPNEGLEPSCLCETVKQAEVQQNHETLSFGMPSPSISRKNEVENSLCSDFIPPTNLSNHSLPKSLGLKKSHNLTGFASNEISEECSRSDIGKGSEDKPTENSDNGATPAGRKRKNSETSSRISVNSQTMDSELLFPALIASEEEPKESASAINNMHLGEAESQKTLISISGDSENSGVFEPGMIGSGCPLGGVDKVSTHGSHGFHSSRQAMKLPTSGMDKVLESSMTPDDLLPPNVVVSAPTECIVSAGPSEGAQSMEGTTQWSSEGGPTQRKKKRPQRLESSGSESSNEEDQLPSFAQLFGTDKSKQPAVVITIPLSGDHPPGHGQGSAEDPMEGAPFALNVVAGNPSSTSPSPEWVPGSQGSVDLFDTPEECEGLPDDRVHSVESSQFSNEIIATQQKAAMQAELRRLEEMMALVSEALQKKADGSQARAAGGTASPHHPGSAARRVGLDHHQSRPCSDRTGEGTARHKSSPPSALSPVSSPGARTLRSGGGFTSPPPAPGATAGPSPTQPGSAEDQGRVEAAGRRCSRRGRSLRSSGTTGGIAATVEESAQDEAIHTRAAAPSSGCEERDLPPAGGVRPAVATASPAQRGTTRGKMVLVASGLSAAELSVVKKFSKKTGGSLSPQVTPETTHVIIGTDENLVCERTLKYFLGIAARKWVVSFQWLVECFNQGKVLNEAEFEVRGDVVNGQRHQGPMKARGTGDRQLLMRGYEVCFRGSFTDMTTGQMEWMAELCGAKVVKDPLLFTGKQKSTQLVVVQPDAEESHACYRALQKRALVVSRGWLLDSVATYTLQNVDEYRV; this is encoded by the exons ATGAAAGCGCCAAAGGCAACGGAGGTTAAACGGGGCATCTCCGTAATTCGGGATAACCTGCAGTGTCCAATATG TTTGGATTTGTTGAGCATGCCTGTCTCCACCAAGTGCGACCACCAGTTCTGCAG AGTCTGTATGATGAAGCTTCTGGACAGGAATAAGGAGGCCAACTGTCCTGTTTGCAAAGCCAAGGTTACCAAAAG AAGCCTGCAAGAGAGCCCTGGGTTCCAGAGGCTTGTGGAGGGATTGCTGCACATGGTCCAGGCTTACGAAGAGGACACCAGCACAGACT acttcaCTGGAGCATCCCAGAGGCTGGAACACCCTCG GTGTCAGAAGGCAGGCCCCGGGGAAGTGCAGTGTAATAGGGGTAAAACCTTGTCTTGTGACAGTCAAGGTGTTGACTCAGCTGACAGCAGCCTATCTCGAGGCCCTAAGGAAGCAAGAAGTTCCCTCTCATCTGTGGAAG CCAAGCAAGGCTATGCTAAACTGATGGGCCTTGAAGATTCTTGCCCTGTCGTCTTGGATAAAGAGGGTTTTGATAGTGGTATTCCTGATATCCCCCCGACCTCTGAAATGGAGACTGATGATAAATGCATCCCGAGCATCAACTACATGGAGACCCCGGGTTCGAATGTGGAAGTAGCTACTCCCTTGGGAGCTGAAATAATTAAGACTTCGAGGAGAACAAAGAAAGATAAATCCAATGATGATTCACGTGAGCAAAGGGAGGGCCTTGAAGAAGTTCCTAAGAAAACGGACAGACGACCTCGTAGGGCAACAACAACAGTGGTAGGTTCAGAccctgaaaaaataattgataaaaGGTGTAGAAGAAGTCTTCAGAAGGTTTCAGAGTGGCTGTTAAAGATCTCACCGGAGGATGTGGAGGAAGACTGTGATGGCTGTGTGTCAGATGGGGGAAGTTCTTCCTCCACTGTCAAAGAGAACAAAGATGAGGAGGAGCCCTTGACCCTAAGAAGGGATGACCACAATAAGAGCTTAGAGGAGCAAGTGTTTGGGGTCGTCTACAGGCGGGATCGGAAATCTAAGGGAAACCTACTCAACAGAACCTTATCGCCAGAGAGTAGAGGAGTCGCAGCTCTGCCTGTTTGTCATCCAGCAGAAGAGGCACAGATCCAGAAAATAGCTTCCATTAGGAGGACATCCAGTAGACTGGCAGCTGCTGGCGAGATGTGCCATAttgaggaaaaggaggaggaaactCATGTTGTGAGCAAGTCAGAGTGCTACGAATCAACGGTAGAACCTATCAAGGGCCAAAcagctgaggaggaggaagttgACCAGATAGAACCTGGTTCATGTGGCTTatacagaaagaaaatggaggGAGTGGAATTGCCagaggaggatgatgaagaggacAGTCCTGTTTTTGAGGTGTCTCTCCGAAGAACTACAAAGAGGGCAAGATCTAATGCGGGGAGTACATGGAAAGAGGTGGACAACTTGCGTCAGGATGGAAATAGAGAATCTGGAAATGCTAAGCTAAGTAAACGAAAGAGTGAATGTAGGAGGAAGGAAACCAAATTGACCCAAATTAGGTCAGCTAAAGTTGCCAAGCCCTTGGATCTAGTCAGCAGCGGGGTGAACGAACATGTCCCTGCCGTCAGGCTTGAGAACGGACCATTAGTTGTCGAGACGGAGGTTCAGATTGAGAGTTACCCAAGTAGCGAAGGCCTAGGCAGCCCAGCTGCGAGGATAACTAGGCAGAGCAAGAGGCTGCAGGCATTCACAGAGGAGGTTCAGGGGATCAGAAAGAAGACCAGATTAGTGGGATCCGCAAAGAGAGTCGTCCCTCGATTTGAAGAAGCACATGCTGTGGAAAAGGAAGACTTTGAGAAGACTGTTGTGAGAGCTGAATGCCCACAAAGAAAGAAGATTGAAAACAATGTGATGAGAAATGGCTGCATTCTAGATAGCGAGTTGGAAAACATTGAGAAAATGGAGTCAAGCATCAGTGAAGATATGGAAGTTCTGTATGAACAGAAAGAAAGCCCCACCAAGAAAAGATTTTCACCGTCTGCAGCTCCAAATGTAGAAAGTTTGTCTGATGTTAACTTTCAGGAGACTGCTGTCAAACGTGTTCACCCAACCTCCCAAGCTTCTGAGGATCACTCACAAGCAGATGTGGTGGAAATTCATAGCTCTGTGGAGATCTTTGCGTGCCAGGTCATTCAGGTGCATGGGGAAGAAGACGAGAAGAATGACAGCGAGTCGGACACAGAGCAACTGCTAAAAACCTTCAAGGCCACCACAAGGCGATCATTTCAGCTGGGTGCTCCTGGCCCTATTACGTCAGACAGGGGTTTGACATACATTGACATGCAAAATGAAGAAGAAGCGCCAGAGGTTGATTTTGTAAATGAGGAAATTAATCCCAACGAGGGTCTGGAGCCATCCTgcctgtgtgagactgtgaaACAAGCTGAGGTGCAGCAGAACCACGAGACCTTGTCTTTTGGAATGCCGAGTCCATCCATCTCCAGAAAAAATGAGGTTGAGAACTCTTTGTGCAGTGACTTTATACCACCCACAAATCTGTCCAACCATAGCTTGCCTAAGTCTCTGGGTCTGAAGAAAAGCCATAACCTGACTGGATTCGCTTCCAATGAGATATCTGAGGAGTGCTCACGCTCAGACATTGGGAAAGGTTCTGAAGATAAACCCACCGAGAACTCCGATAATGGAGCCACACCCGCAGgtaggaaaagaaaaaactctgAGACGAGCTCCAGGATTTCTGTCAATTCTCAAACGATGGACTCGGAGCTGCTCTTCCCAGCCCTCATTGCCTCTGAGGAGGAGCCTAAAGAATCAGCCAGTGCCATCAATAATATGCATTTGGGGGAAGCGGAAAGTCAAAAAACTTTGATAAGTATTTCAGGGGACTCCGAAAACAGTGGGGTTTTCGAACCAGGCATGATAGGGTCTGGATGCCCTTTAGGAGGTGTTGACAAGGTCTCCACACATGGATCACATGGATTCCATTCTAGCCGTCAGGCAATGAAGCTGCCAACCTCAGGAATGGACAAAGTCCTTGAGTCATCAATGACGCCAGATGACCTCTTGCCCCCGAATGTTGTGGTCAGTGCCCCTACTGAATGCATAGTCAGTGCAGGTCCAAGTGAGGGGGCTCAGAGTATGGAAGGCACCACCCAGTGGAGTAGTGAAGGTGGCCCTacacagaggaagaagaagagacCCCAGAGGCTGGAGTCCTCTGGGTCTGAGAGTAGTAATGAGGAAGATCAGCTTCCCTCCTTTgctcaactgtttggaacagaCAAGTCCAAACAACCAGCTGTAGTAATAACAATCCCACTGAGCGGAGACCACCCTCCTGGTCATGGTCAGGGCAGTGCAGAAGACCCTATGGAAGGTGCCCCTTTTGCACTGAACGTTGTGGCTGGAAACCCCAGTTCCACCTCCCCTAGTCCAGAGTGggtaccaggcagtcaaggatCTGTGGATCTTTTTGACACACCAGAAGAAT GTGAGGGATTGCCAGATGATAGAGTTCACTCTGTTGAATCCTCAcagttttcaaatgaaatcatTGCTACTCAG CAAAAGGCGGCCATGCAGGCGGAGCTGCGGCGGCTGGAGGAGATGATGGCGCTGGTGTCCGAGGCGCTGCAGAAGAAGGCGGACGGCTCCCAGGCGCGAGCGGCGGGGGGGACGGCGTCCCCGCACCACCCCGGCTCGGCGGCGCGGAGAG TAGGTCTGGACCACCACCAGAGCCGCCCGTGCAGCGACCGGACAGGAGAGGGGACCGCAAG GCACAAATCCTCGCCCCCGTCCGCGCTTTCTCCGGTCTCCTCCCCCGGCGCCAGGACCCTGAGGAGCGGTGGGGGGTTCACTTCACCTCCGCCCGCCCCCGGAGCGACGGCGggccccagccccacccagcccGGCTCCGCCGAAGACCAGGGGAGGGTCGAGGCAG cagggcggcgctgtAGCAGGAGGGGCAGGAGTCTGAGGAGCAGTGGAACAACGGGAGGAATCGCAGCCACCGTGGAGGAGTCGGCCCAGGATGAGGCGATTCACACCCGCGCGGCTGCACCCTCGTCAGGGTGCGAGGAGCGAGACCTCCCACCAGCAGGTGGCGTGCGTCCTGCCGTCGCGACCGCCAGTCCGGCTCAGAGGGGAACCACGCGGGGCAAGATGGTGCTGGTGGCATCAGGACTGAGCGCGGCCGAGCTG TCGGTGGTGAAGAAGTTTTCGAAGAAGACGGGCGGCAGCCTGTCCCCGCAGGTGACCCCGGAGACCACCCACGTGATCATCGGGACGG ATGAGAACCTGGTGTGCGAGCGGACTCTGAAGTACTTCCTGGGAATCGCGGCGCGGAAGTGGGTGGTGAGTTTCCAGT GGCTTGTGGAGTGCTTCAATCAAGGGAAGGTCCTGAATGAA GCGGAGTTCGAGGTGCGGGGAGACGTGGTGAACGGGCAGCGCCACCAGGGACCCATGAAGGCCCGCGGCACTGGGGACCGGCAG ctgctgatgAGAGGCTACGAGGTCTGCTTCCGGGGCTCCTTCACAGATATGACCACAG